Proteins encoded together in one Micromonospora kangleipakensis window:
- a CDS encoding DsbA family oxidoreductase, translating into MEIEIYADVVCPWCWIGKRRLEQALQSYDGEVTVRYRPFQLDPTPVTEPKPLVEAMGAKFGGRERAEAMFAQVSQVAAGVGLEMRFDRAVHSNTFEAHRLIRFATERGRAAETIDALYRAHFTDGIDVGSKDALVKLAAEVGLDEAETREYLDSNVGRREVAADLAAAHQLGVTSVPTFVLAGKYAVTGAQEPATLLAALREVEQRESAA; encoded by the coding sequence ATGGAGATCGAGATCTACGCCGACGTGGTCTGCCCCTGGTGCTGGATCGGCAAGCGCCGGCTGGAGCAGGCCCTCCAGTCGTACGACGGTGAGGTGACCGTCCGGTACCGGCCGTTCCAGCTGGACCCGACGCCGGTCACCGAGCCGAAGCCGTTGGTCGAGGCGATGGGCGCGAAGTTCGGCGGCCGGGAGCGGGCCGAGGCGATGTTCGCCCAGGTGTCGCAGGTCGCGGCTGGCGTCGGCCTGGAGATGCGCTTCGACCGGGCGGTGCATTCGAACACCTTCGAGGCGCACCGGCTGATCCGGTTCGCCACCGAGCGGGGCCGGGCCGCCGAGACCATCGACGCGCTCTACCGGGCGCACTTCACCGACGGGATCGACGTCGGCTCGAAGGACGCGCTGGTCAAGCTCGCCGCCGAGGTCGGCCTGGACGAGGCCGAGACCCGGGAGTACCTGGACTCGAACGTCGGTCGCCGCGAGGTCGCCGCCGACCTGGCCGCCGCCCATCAGCTCGGGGTGACCAGCGTGCCGACCTTCGTGCTGGCCGGGAAGTACGCCGTCACCGGCGCACAGGAGCCGGCGACGCTGCTCGCCGCCCTCCGCGAGGTGGAGCAGCGGGAGTCGGCGGCCTGA
- a CDS encoding helix-turn-helix domain-containing protein, which yields MEGEPTAELIRAQLRRLRVNAELSQEEFGKLVHFSGSQVSAVELGQRPLDRFFLKRADEVLGTGGLLTSLLKLAERDGQPSWFRPWLEAERQAQQMRCYQPTLIPGLLQTENYARAVIRTDDMISNDEVEKRVAVRMDRQAVLSRPDPPQFVAVIEETILRRTDEGFRGLMAEQIAHLIACTEQPHISIHVIPAEVGMHVGLTGHFTLARTSDGGWVGQLENQLGGKVVDNDEDVAILLARWESVRNEALSRRQSVELMKEVMTSWS from the coding sequence GTGGAAGGTGAGCCGACCGCGGAGCTGATCCGGGCACAGCTCCGCCGGCTGCGGGTGAACGCCGAGCTGAGCCAGGAGGAGTTCGGGAAACTGGTCCACTTCTCCGGCTCCCAGGTCTCCGCCGTCGAGCTGGGCCAACGGCCGCTCGACCGGTTCTTCCTCAAGCGGGCCGACGAGGTGCTGGGAACGGGCGGGCTGTTGACGTCCCTGCTCAAGCTGGCGGAACGGGACGGGCAGCCGAGCTGGTTCCGACCGTGGCTGGAAGCCGAGCGGCAGGCGCAGCAAATGCGGTGCTACCAGCCGACACTCATTCCGGGGCTGCTTCAGACCGAAAACTACGCGCGTGCGGTGATCCGCACCGACGACATGATCAGCAACGACGAGGTGGAGAAGCGGGTGGCGGTCCGGATGGACCGACAGGCTGTTCTCAGCCGCCCGGACCCACCGCAGTTCGTAGCCGTAATCGAGGAAACCATCCTCCGCCGCACCGACGAGGGTTTCCGGGGGCTGATGGCTGAGCAAATCGCCCACTTGATCGCGTGCACCGAGCAACCGCACATCAGCATCCACGTCATCCCGGCGGAGGTCGGCATGCACGTTGGGCTGACCGGGCATTTCACCCTGGCGAGGACAAGTGACGGTGGATGGGTCGGGCAACTTGAGAACCAGCTCGGCGGCAAAGTAGTCGACAACGATGAGGACGTGGCTATCCTGCTGGCGAGATGGGAGAGCGTTCGGAACGAGGCACTGTCTCGCCGGCAGTCGGTTGAGCTGATGAAGGAAGTGATGACGTCATGGAGCTGA
- a CDS encoding proline--tRNA ligase encodes MLLRMSTLLLRTLREDPADAEVPSHRLLIRAGYVRRAAPGGYTWLPLGKLVLDRVTEIVRSEMTAVGDQEVHFPALLPAEPYRTSGRWTEYGDDIFTLADRKGAEHLLAPTHEEMAALLVKDVYSSYRDFPVTLFQIQTKFRDEARPRAGLLRGREFLMKDAYSFDLDDAGLQAAYDRHRDAYKKVFDRLGLDYTVVHAMSGAMGGSASEEFLAATPVGEDSFVGCTACDYAANTEAVVTRAPTAGDPDAHPALEVHDTPETPTIASLVELANAHGLGGRRDWTAADTLKNVVLTVRRPGAEESELLVIGVPGDREVDLKRVEAALHPAAVAVFDDWPAHPELVRGYIGPQILEKLGVRYLVDPRVVTGTAWLTGANEPGRHAVDVVCGRDFTPAGTIEAAEVRAGDPCPACEAGELTMRRGIEIGHIFQLGRRFTDAFAVDVLGPEGKPVRPTMGCYGIGVSRAVAAVAEQHHDERGLVWPAAVAPCDVHLVAAGKGPQLDAALDLGGRLSAAGLRVLVDDRTHVSAGVKFTDAELIGIPRAVVVGRRLADGYVELRDRAGGERIELPLDGLVERLADEVRAARRDGV; translated from the coding sequence ATGCTGCTGCGCATGTCGACCCTGCTGCTCCGGACCCTGCGCGAGGACCCGGCGGACGCGGAGGTGCCGAGCCACCGCCTCCTGATCCGCGCCGGCTACGTCCGCCGCGCCGCGCCGGGCGGGTACACCTGGCTGCCGCTCGGCAAGCTGGTGCTGGACCGGGTGACCGAGATCGTCCGGTCGGAGATGACCGCCGTCGGTGACCAGGAGGTGCACTTCCCGGCGCTGCTGCCGGCGGAGCCGTACCGGACCAGCGGGCGGTGGACGGAGTACGGCGACGACATCTTCACCCTCGCCGACCGGAAGGGTGCCGAGCACCTGCTCGCCCCGACCCACGAGGAGATGGCGGCGCTGCTGGTCAAGGACGTCTACTCGTCGTACCGGGACTTCCCGGTGACGCTCTTCCAGATCCAGACGAAGTTCCGGGACGAGGCCCGGCCCCGGGCCGGCCTGCTGCGCGGGCGCGAGTTCCTGATGAAGGACGCGTACTCGTTCGACCTGGACGACGCCGGGCTGCAAGCGGCGTACGACCGGCACCGCGACGCCTACAAAAAGGTCTTCGACCGGCTCGGCCTGGACTACACGGTGGTGCACGCGATGTCCGGGGCGATGGGCGGCTCGGCGTCGGAGGAGTTCCTGGCCGCCACGCCGGTCGGTGAGGACAGCTTCGTCGGCTGCACCGCCTGCGACTACGCGGCCAACACGGAGGCGGTGGTGACCCGCGCCCCGACGGCCGGTGACCCGGACGCCCACCCGGCGCTGGAGGTGCACGACACCCCGGAGACCCCGACCATCGCCTCGCTGGTCGAGCTGGCGAACGCGCACGGCCTCGGTGGCCGGCGCGACTGGACCGCGGCGGACACCCTGAAGAACGTGGTGCTGACCGTACGTCGGCCGGGCGCCGAGGAGTCCGAGCTGCTGGTGATCGGGGTGCCCGGGGACCGGGAGGTGGACCTCAAGCGGGTCGAGGCGGCCCTGCACCCGGCCGCGGTCGCGGTCTTCGACGACTGGCCGGCCCACCCCGAACTGGTCCGCGGGTACATCGGTCCGCAGATCCTGGAGAAGCTCGGCGTCCGCTACCTGGTCGACCCCCGGGTGGTCACCGGCACCGCCTGGCTGACCGGGGCCAACGAGCCGGGTCGGCACGCGGTCGACGTGGTCTGCGGCCGGGACTTCACCCCGGCCGGCACGATCGAGGCGGCCGAGGTGCGCGCGGGCGACCCGTGCCCGGCGTGCGAGGCCGGCGAGCTGACCATGCGGCGGGGCATCGAGATCGGGCACATCTTCCAGCTCGGCCGCCGGTTCACCGACGCGTTCGCCGTCGACGTGCTCGGCCCAGAGGGCAAGCCGGTCCGGCCCACCATGGGCTGCTACGGCATCGGGGTGTCCCGGGCGGTGGCGGCGGTCGCCGAGCAGCACCACGACGAGCGGGGACTGGTGTGGCCGGCCGCGGTCGCGCCGTGCGACGTACACCTGGTGGCGGCGGGGAAGGGGCCGCAGCTCGACGCGGCGCTCGACCTCGGCGGACGCCTCTCCGCCGCGGGCCTGCGGGTGCTGGTCGACGACCGCACGCACGTCTCGGCGGGGGTGAAGTTCACCGACGCGGAGCTGATCGGCATCCCGCGCGCCGTCGTGGTCGGCCGCCGGCTCGCCGACGGGTACGTCGAGCTGCGCGACCGGGCCGGCGGCGAGCGGATCGAGCTGCCGCTGGACGGGCTGGTCGAGCGGCTGGCCGACGAGGTGCGCGCGGCGCGCCGCGACGGGGTGTAG
- a CDS encoding SigE family RNA polymerase sigma factor → MDPLLSEFDSFVRHRTPALLRSAYLLTGDQHLAEDLVQSALARTHRSWSRLHDSGNAEAYTRKIMYHLQVSWWRRRRVPESMPGELPEPRGGDSAPDHAHQTTLRLTLRAALAKLSAKQRAVLILRFFEDRTEAEAADLLGVTVGTVKSQTSKALAKLRTVAPELAELYLLEGSAR, encoded by the coding sequence GTGGACCCTCTGCTGAGTGAGTTCGACTCGTTCGTCCGTCACCGGACCCCCGCGCTCCTGCGCTCGGCCTACCTGCTCACCGGCGACCAGCACCTGGCCGAGGACCTCGTCCAGTCGGCGCTGGCCCGGACCCACCGGTCCTGGAGCCGGCTGCACGACAGCGGCAACGCCGAGGCGTACACCCGCAAGATCATGTACCACCTGCAGGTCTCCTGGTGGCGACGGCGCCGGGTGCCCGAGTCGATGCCGGGTGAGCTACCCGAGCCGCGCGGAGGCGACTCGGCCCCCGACCACGCCCACCAGACCACGCTCCGGCTGACCCTGCGGGCCGCGCTGGCGAAGCTCTCCGCCAAGCAGCGGGCCGTGCTGATCCTGCGGTTCTTCGAGGACCGCACCGAGGCCGAGGCCGCCGACCTGCTCGGCGTCACCGTCGGGACCGTCAAGAGCCAGACCTCGAAGGCCCTGGCCAAGCTGCGCACCGTCGCCCCGGAACTCGCCGAGCTGTACCTCCTGGAAGGAAGCGCCCGATGA
- a CDS encoding DUF397 domain-containing protein, producing MELIGAIWRKSTRSGVQGDCVEVADNLPGVVGVRDSKDPTGPVLTFDPQTWRAFVAFAKQH from the coding sequence ATGGAGCTGATCGGCGCTATCTGGCGCAAGTCCACCCGCAGCGGAGTCCAGGGGGACTGCGTCGAGGTGGCGGACAACCTGCCCGGCGTCGTCGGCGTCCGGGACAGCAAGGACCCGACCGGCCCGGTCCTCACCTTCGACCCGCAGACCTGGCGCGCCTTCGTCGCCTTCGCCAAGCAGCACTGA
- a CDS encoding SufE family protein has protein sequence MPEMPTKLAEIVDEFAAAPRDLVLEMLLEYADVIPPLPAEIDRESMEQVPECQTAFFLRAQVQPDGTVLTWFDCPPEAPTTRAFAGILAEGLAGANAEQVLAVPDDLYQRMGLAQAISPLRVRGGTAILARLKRQVREQAG, from the coding sequence ATGCCCGAGATGCCGACCAAGCTGGCCGAGATCGTCGACGAGTTCGCCGCCGCCCCCCGCGACCTGGTGCTGGAGATGCTCCTCGAGTACGCCGACGTCATCCCGCCCCTGCCCGCGGAGATCGACCGGGAGAGCATGGAGCAGGTGCCCGAGTGCCAGACGGCGTTCTTCCTGCGCGCCCAGGTCCAGCCGGACGGGACGGTGCTCACCTGGTTCGACTGCCCGCCGGAGGCGCCGACCACCCGCGCCTTCGCCGGCATCCTCGCCGAGGGGCTGGCCGGGGCGAACGCCGAGCAGGTGCTGGCCGTGCCGGACGACCTCTACCAGCGGATGGGGCTGGCCCAGGCGATCAGCCCGCTGCGGGTGCGCGGCGGGACCGCGATCCTGGCCCGGCTCAAGCGGCAGGTCCGGGAACAAGCCGGCTGA
- a CDS encoding SDR family oxidoreductase gives MRVLVTGASGRLGRVVLPTLLGEGFAVRAMSRHRRDDPRVEWVVADLSTGEGLAGAVRGVEAVLHLASAPGGGRTHDVDVLGTRRLVVAAGAAGVRHLVHVSIVGIDRVPFGYYRHKLAAEEVVRAGEVPWSILRATQFPVFLDELLRAASRLGPTVGDRAVLAQPVDPGEVASRLAARLAAGPSRAVEDFGGPQVLRFDEAVCAWRAARQSRRPLLPIRIPGRLGRALRSGGLTTTATPTGTRTWADYLADTYEGTGRR, from the coding sequence ATGAGGGTTCTGGTCACCGGGGCGAGCGGTCGGCTCGGGCGGGTGGTGCTGCCGACGCTGCTCGGCGAGGGTTTCGCGGTGCGGGCGATGAGCCGGCACCGGCGCGACGACCCCCGGGTGGAGTGGGTGGTGGCGGACCTCTCGACCGGGGAGGGGCTGGCCGGGGCGGTGCGCGGCGTCGAGGCGGTGCTGCATCTGGCCTCCGCGCCGGGCGGTGGCCGGACCCACGACGTCGACGTGCTCGGCACCCGACGGCTGGTCGTCGCGGCCGGGGCCGCCGGCGTGCGGCACCTGGTGCACGTCTCGATCGTGGGGATCGACCGGGTGCCGTTCGGCTACTACCGGCACAAGCTGGCCGCGGAGGAGGTGGTCCGGGCCGGCGAGGTGCCGTGGAGCATCCTGCGGGCGACCCAGTTCCCGGTGTTCCTGGACGAACTGCTCAGGGCTGCCAGCCGGCTCGGCCCGACGGTCGGGGACCGGGCGGTGCTCGCCCAGCCGGTCGACCCGGGCGAGGTGGCGTCCCGCCTCGCCGCGCGGCTCGCCGCCGGTCCGTCCCGCGCGGTCGAGGATTTCGGCGGTCCGCAGGTGCTCCGGTTCGACGAGGCGGTGTGCGCCTGGCGAGCCGCCCGCCAGTCCCGCCGGCCGTTGCTGCCGATACGGATCCCGGGGCGGCTGGGCCGGGCGCTGCGGTCCGGCGGGCTCACCACCACGGCGACCCCGACCGGCACCCGGACCTGGGCGGACTACCTGGCGGACACGTACGAGGGAACCGGGCGGAGATGA
- a CDS encoding SGNH/GDSL hydrolase family protein, giving the protein MRWRSFVAVGDSFTEGMDDAYPDGTYRGWADLVATRLAAEAGPDFGYANLAIRGRLFPSVVAEQVPAALAMKPDLISFAAGGNDVLRRTFDPDSFVARFDDVVGELRSGGADVILFRFADVMARLPGQRLVAPRVTLLNRVVGEVAERHGAILVDLYADATYLNPMLWSTDRLHLSAAGHRRVAGQVLSALGVGCDEDWLMVPPHPAPTPWLAARAADLRWAGQHLAPWIKRRLTGRSSGDTVTAKRPVLGPLTD; this is encoded by the coding sequence GTGCGCTGGCGCAGTTTCGTGGCGGTGGGCGACAGCTTCACCGAGGGCATGGACGACGCGTATCCGGACGGGACCTACCGCGGTTGGGCGGATCTGGTGGCCACCCGGCTCGCCGCCGAGGCCGGCCCGGACTTCGGGTACGCCAACCTGGCGATCCGGGGTCGGCTCTTCCCGAGCGTCGTGGCCGAGCAGGTGCCGGCCGCACTGGCCATGAAGCCCGACCTGATCAGCTTCGCGGCCGGCGGCAACGACGTGCTGCGCCGGACGTTCGACCCGGACTCGTTCGTCGCCCGCTTCGACGACGTGGTGGGCGAGCTGCGCTCCGGCGGCGCGGACGTGATCCTCTTCCGATTCGCCGACGTGATGGCCCGGCTGCCCGGCCAGCGTCTCGTGGCGCCCCGGGTGACCCTGCTCAACCGGGTGGTGGGTGAGGTCGCGGAGCGGCACGGCGCCATCCTGGTCGACCTTTATGCCGACGCCACGTACCTCAACCCGATGCTGTGGAGCACCGACCGGTTGCACCTGTCGGCGGCCGGGCATCGGCGGGTCGCCGGGCAGGTGCTGAGCGCGCTCGGCGTCGGCTGCGACGAGGACTGGCTGATGGTGCCGCCGCACCCCGCGCCGACCCCGTGGCTGGCCGCGCGCGCCGCCGACCTGCGCTGGGCCGGCCAGCACCTGGCGCCCTGGATCAAGCGCCGACTGACCGGCCGCTCTTCCGGCGACACCGTCACCGCGAAGCGCCCGGTCCTCGGCCCGCTCACCGACTGA
- a CDS encoding CBS domain-containing protein: MYRVSDVMTKQVVYLPAETMLDEAARVMKEADIGDVVVTDGATLAGMLTDRDIVVRAVAERADSASTTIGSIITREVVMIEQHSTASEAAALMRERNIRRVLVCDNERKLVGIVSLGDLAMQLDPNSALSDISEAAPNM, from the coding sequence ATGTACCGGGTCAGCGACGTGATGACGAAGCAGGTGGTCTACCTGCCGGCGGAGACCATGCTGGACGAGGCGGCCAGGGTGATGAAGGAGGCGGACATCGGCGACGTGGTGGTCACCGACGGCGCCACCCTCGCCGGCATGCTGACCGACCGGGACATCGTGGTGCGGGCGGTGGCCGAGCGCGCCGACTCGGCCAGCACCACCATCGGCTCGATCATCACCCGCGAGGTGGTGATGATCGAGCAGCACTCCACCGCGAGCGAGGCGGCGGCACTGATGCGCGAGCGCAACATCCGGCGGGTGCTGGTCTGCGACAACGAACGCAAGCTGGTCGGCATCGTCTCGCTGGGCGACCTGGCCATGCAGCTCGACCCGAACTCCGCGCTCAGCGACATCAGCGAGGCCGCCCCGAACATGTGA
- a CDS encoding Ig-like domain-containing protein produces the protein MHVRSRAIAGLVAGAVVLTGLPASASTVAGTLATGAVARTAAAVAVASQPVPGHSRLVPSTPRTDVPRITNGEITDIEVVGSRVFIAGTFTSIANVGATPIAQRSLASYNIDTGKIDTGFRPTFDGSVEAVEASPDGTSLYVAGSFNTVGGVTKRKIAKLNPLTGAPIAAFTATADARATALAVSSTAVYVGGQFTKVNGVSRRGLAALNPTTGAVDSGFNLPLSGGIGVGGMLTVQQLKLTHDDSRLLVVHTGRQIAGQDRYGVGLINTATKALLPWRTRLWEDNLSFVGGIQRVFAGDIAPDDSYFVVTSGSGGDRPPINDTAIAFPVTGNDNVEPIWVSRHFDSVYSVAITEKAVYVGGHFSWQESPTSNVPWPGLDNVGYGTGQGLSGYGLGDQVVRRDHLGALDPKTGTALEWNPGSSSYEGEKAMLATSRGLFVGGDGNTKGGKTVGRVGFFDLTREPAPSAVDTTIATPIEGAVKPANAPFVIDGKATAPAGIARVQVEIQNRSSKQYLQDNLTTWGAANSINATVAAPNTPSTSWSLSVSLPSGEYQVQAKTFGRDGASDATKAVKKIEAFSFDDLPPTTRITAPTGGLLTTKSFIATGTASDDKGVSAMTYSLRTPDNRYLQDDGTVAPVYNTFRGEPDVIGAMSTTWQFEVTLPIEGDWRMTATAIDTAGQSDLRGDTRDWTISATGVPPAVAISTPVPMTPPTAAAPITVAPGGSITFSGTASDDDTVRSVEIYLRNTTTRESLAADGTWSADSIAAYHRISPTNLSAASYNWSYTTVPLTPGVYDFRVRATDNLGLTTSSANLGRLSVTAQVPGDAFPNGLLTFTGVDQNVEQLHLDLAGTATDDKGVQGVRVALRDLDTGRYVQPNGTMAASFATVNATLASPGATSTTFTLPIELPTKGEYSVEAWAVDTAGQQDGSTSGATARYLVYPGDLDPRLEPSLTPQDGQVYTDSRIVVTGRAVDDVGMARVEVQIVNSAGQGMNSSGVFGSGSSWIAAFLTSPGSPGSNFAYTSPVIPAGAYTVSIRAVDNYGQLQQPPKTIPVTVN, from the coding sequence ATGCACGTTCGGAGCCGCGCCATAGCGGGTCTGGTTGCCGGGGCGGTGGTGTTGACCGGCCTACCGGCGTCCGCGAGCACGGTGGCGGGCACGCTCGCCACGGGCGCTGTCGCCCGCACGGCCGCCGCGGTCGCGGTCGCGTCCCAACCGGTGCCGGGGCACAGCCGGCTGGTGCCGAGCACGCCGCGCACCGACGTACCGAGGATCACCAACGGTGAGATCACGGACATCGAGGTGGTCGGCAGCCGGGTCTTCATCGCCGGCACCTTCACGTCGATCGCCAACGTCGGCGCGACGCCGATCGCGCAGCGGTCGCTGGCTTCGTACAACATCGACACGGGCAAGATCGACACGGGCTTCCGGCCGACGTTCGACGGATCCGTCGAGGCCGTCGAGGCCTCGCCGGACGGTACGTCGCTCTACGTCGCGGGGTCGTTCAACACCGTCGGTGGGGTCACCAAGCGCAAGATCGCCAAGCTCAACCCACTCACCGGTGCGCCGATCGCGGCGTTCACCGCGACCGCGGACGCCCGCGCGACCGCGCTCGCCGTGAGCAGCACCGCGGTGTACGTGGGTGGCCAGTTCACGAAGGTGAACGGCGTGAGTCGCCGCGGCCTGGCCGCGCTCAACCCGACCACGGGCGCGGTGGACAGCGGATTCAACCTGCCGCTGTCCGGCGGCATCGGCGTCGGCGGCATGCTCACCGTGCAGCAGCTCAAGCTGACGCACGACGACAGCAGGCTGCTGGTCGTCCACACCGGTCGCCAGATCGCCGGCCAGGACCGCTACGGCGTCGGTCTGATCAACACCGCCACCAAGGCTCTCCTGCCCTGGCGCACGCGCCTGTGGGAGGACAACCTCTCCTTCGTCGGCGGCATCCAACGCGTCTTCGCCGGTGACATCGCGCCGGACGACTCGTACTTCGTCGTCACCAGCGGCTCGGGCGGCGACCGGCCGCCGATCAACGACACCGCGATCGCGTTCCCGGTGACCGGCAACGACAACGTCGAGCCGATCTGGGTGTCCCGTCACTTCGACAGCGTCTACTCGGTCGCCATCACCGAGAAGGCCGTGTACGTCGGCGGTCACTTCAGCTGGCAGGAATCGCCGACCTCCAACGTCCCGTGGCCGGGCCTGGACAACGTCGGGTACGGCACGGGTCAGGGCCTGAGCGGTTACGGCCTCGGCGACCAGGTGGTCCGCCGTGACCACCTCGGCGCTCTCGATCCGAAGACCGGCACGGCGCTCGAGTGGAACCCGGGCTCCAGCTCGTACGAGGGGGAGAAGGCCATGCTGGCCACCTCGCGCGGTCTCTTCGTCGGTGGCGACGGCAACACCAAGGGCGGCAAGACGGTGGGGCGGGTCGGATTCTTCGACCTCACCCGGGAGCCGGCGCCCTCGGCGGTCGACACGACGATCGCCACGCCCATCGAGGGAGCGGTCAAGCCCGCCAACGCACCGTTCGTGATCGACGGGAAGGCGACCGCCCCGGCCGGCATCGCCAGGGTCCAGGTCGAGATCCAGAACCGGAGCTCCAAGCAGTACCTCCAGGACAACCTCACGACGTGGGGCGCCGCCAACAGCATCAACGCGACGGTCGCGGCGCCGAACACCCCCTCGACCTCGTGGTCCCTCTCGGTGTCGCTGCCCTCCGGCGAATACCAGGTCCAGGCCAAGACGTTCGGCCGTGACGGCGCGAGTGATGCCACGAAGGCCGTCAAGAAGATCGAGGCCTTCAGCTTCGACGACCTGCCGCCCACGACGCGGATCACCGCGCCGACCGGCGGCCTGCTCACCACCAAGAGCTTCATCGCCACCGGCACCGCCAGCGACGACAAGGGGGTCAGCGCGATGACGTACTCGTTGCGCACCCCGGACAACCGGTACCTTCAGGACGACGGGACGGTCGCCCCGGTCTACAACACGTTCCGCGGCGAGCCGGACGTCATCGGCGCGATGTCGACCACCTGGCAGTTCGAGGTGACCCTCCCCATCGAGGGCGACTGGCGGATGACCGCCACCGCGATCGACACCGCCGGTCAGAGTGACCTGCGCGGCGACACCCGGGACTGGACCATCTCGGCAACGGGTGTCCCGCCGGCGGTGGCCATCAGCACCCCCGTACCGATGACCCCGCCCACCGCTGCCGCACCGATCACCGTCGCACCGGGCGGCTCGATCACGTTCTCCGGGACCGCCAGCGACGATGACACGGTGAGGTCGGTGGAGATCTATCTCCGCAACACCACCACGCGCGAGTCGCTGGCCGCCGACGGCACGTGGAGCGCCGACTCGATCGCGGCCTACCACCGGATCTCACCGACGAACCTCAGCGCCGCGTCGTACAACTGGTCCTACACCACGGTGCCGCTCACGCCCGGCGTGTACGACTTCCGGGTGCGCGCCACCGACAACCTGGGCCTGACGACGTCGAGTGCCAACCTGGGCCGGCTCAGCGTCACCGCCCAGGTGCCCGGAGATGCGTTCCCGAACGGTCTGTTGACCTTCACCGGGGTCGACCAGAACGTCGAGCAGCTGCACCTCGACCTGGCCGGCACGGCGACCGACGACAAGGGCGTGCAGGGCGTGCGGGTGGCGCTGCGCGACCTGGACACCGGCCGCTACGTGCAGCCGAACGGCACCATGGCGGCGAGCTTCGCCACGGTGAACGCCACGCTCGCCTCGCCCGGTGCGACGAGCACGACGTTCACCCTGCCGATCGAGCTGCCGACCAAGGGTGAGTACAGCGTCGAGGCGTGGGCCGTCGACACGGCGGGTCAGCAGGACGGTTCGACCTCCGGCGCGACCGCCCGGTACCTCGTGTATCCGGGCGACCTCGATCCCCGGCTGGAGCCGAGCCTCACCCCGCAGGACGGCCAGGTCTACACCGACTCTCGGATCGTGGTCACCGGACGTGCCGTGGACGACGTCGGGATGGCTCGAGTGGAGGTCCAGATCGTCAACAGCGCGGGTCAGGGGATGAACTCCTCCGGTGTGTTCGGCAGCGGCTCCTCCTGGATCGCGGCCTTCCTCACCAGCCCGGGTTCGCCGGGGTCGAACTTCGCGTACACGTCGCCGGTGATCCCGGCGGGCGCCTACACCGTGTCGATCAGAGCGGTCGACAACTACGGGCAGCTGCAACAGCCGCCGAAGACCATCCCCGTGACCGTCAACTGA
- a CDS encoding YbaK/EbsC family protein, with protein MGTLKTEPARARLDLLAPPVAAAIEQWPAEAPVDVDDVLVAPIDAELADTAAFCAAYEVGLDVSANCVVVAGKREGEIRYAACIVLATTRADVNGVVRRTLDVRKASFAPMADAVELTGMEYGGITPIGLPERWPILVDSRVIAVPHVIIGSGVRHSKIALPGPALGALPGATVVEGLARPA; from the coding sequence ATGGGGACGCTGAAGACCGAGCCGGCCCGCGCCCGGCTGGACCTGCTGGCGCCGCCGGTGGCCGCCGCGATCGAGCAGTGGCCGGCGGAGGCACCGGTCGACGTGGACGACGTGCTGGTCGCGCCGATCGACGCCGAGCTGGCCGACACGGCCGCCTTCTGCGCGGCGTACGAGGTGGGCCTCGACGTGTCGGCCAACTGCGTGGTGGTCGCCGGCAAGCGGGAGGGTGAGATCCGGTACGCGGCCTGCATCGTGCTGGCCACCACCCGGGCCGACGTGAACGGCGTGGTCCGCCGGACGCTCGACGTCCGCAAGGCCAGCTTCGCGCCGATGGCCGACGCGGTGGAGCTGACCGGCATGGAGTACGGCGGCATCACGCCGATCGGCCTGCCGGAGCGGTGGCCGATCCTGGTCGACTCACGGGTGATCGCCGTGCCGCACGTGATCATCGGATCCGGCGTGCGGCACAGCAAGATCGCGCTGCCCGGGCCGGCGCTCGGCGCGCTGCCCGGGGCGACGGTGGTGGAGGGGCTGGCCAGGCCGGCCTAG
- a CDS encoding GNAT family N-acetyltransferase — protein MAPALGAGAIVVGAGHLRQGWLRTRMAGPWRVWLAEVGDQPCGHVFVCLVDKVPSPYPGSEALGYVTNFYVTPEQRNRGLGRALLDEVTRYARAHRLDTLIVWPSERSAPLYRRCGFDGPGELLEQPVASS, from the coding sequence ATGGCCCCGGCACTCGGTGCCGGGGCCATCGTCGTCGGTGCGGGCCACCTGCGCCAGGGGTGGCTGCGTACCCGGATGGCCGGGCCGTGGCGTGTCTGGCTCGCGGAAGTGGGTGACCAGCCTTGTGGCCACGTGTTCGTGTGCCTCGTGGACAAGGTCCCGAGCCCCTACCCGGGATCCGAGGCGCTTGGTTACGTGACGAACTTCTATGTCACTCCGGAGCAGCGCAACCGCGGCCTGGGTAGGGCCCTCCTTGATGAGGTGACCCGCTATGCGCGCGCCCACCGCCTGGACACGTTGATCGTGTGGCCATCCGAGCGGAGTGCGCCGCTATACCGGCGCTGCGGCTTCGATGGGCCGGGCGAGCTCCTCGAACAGCCCGTGGCGTCCAGCTGA